One genomic region from Thalassophryne amazonica unplaced genomic scaffold, fThaAma1.1, whole genome shotgun sequence encodes:
- the si:ch211-284o19.8 gene encoding LOW QUALITY PROTEIN: protein lifeguard 1 (The sequence of the model RefSeq protein was modified relative to this genomic sequence to represent the inferred CDS: deleted 3 bases in 3 codons), producing the protein RDLTATVRRQTSSLLCSSGAVTGYESFSDKRPETPTDTTPLISSSSFDDKTVRRGFVRKVFSIVTLQLVFTFTVVSLFTFCSVVKEAVQTNLPAYLSSFIIFIVVTIALTCCKSFSRRHPWNIVGLAVVTLSMSYMVGTIASFHNTTAVVVSVGATLAITITAVAFSAQTWFDLTVWNGVLLILAVDLLMFGIFCSLHSYYYTPITHIVYGCLGALLYSLFLMFHCQLMMGWMSDCQDPEEYITAALNIYLDVMLIFLFILGRR; encoded by the exons CGTGACCTCACTGCCACCGTACGCAGACAAACCTCCAGCCTACTCTGCAGCTCCGGCGCCGTCACAGGATATGAGTCATTCAGTGACAAGAGGCCAGAAACCCCGACAGACACAACCCCACtcatttcctcctcctcctttgaTGACAAGACAGTGAGGCGGGGGTTCGTCAGGAAG GTGTTCAGCATCGTGACTCTCCAGCTGGTGTTCACCTTC ACCGTGGTGAGCCTGTTCACCTTCTGCAGCGTGGTGAAAGAGGCGGTGCAGACCAACCTGCCAGCGTACCTCAGCTCCTTCATCATCTTCATCGTCGTCACC ATCGCCCTCACCTGCTGCAAGTCCTTCAGCAGGCGCCATCCGTGGAACATCGTGGGATTG gctgtggtgaccctgagcatgtCGTACATGGTGGGGACCATCGCCTCCTTCCACAACACCACTGCCGTGGTGGTCAGCGTG GGCGCCACGCTGGCCATCACCATCACCGCTGTCGCCTTTTCAGCACAG ACGTGGTTTGATCTGACCGTGTGGAACGGGGTTCTGCTGATTCTGGCTGTGGATCTGTTGATGTTTGGAATCTTCTGCTCGCTCCACAGCTACTACTACACCCCTATCACTCACATCGTGTACGGGTGTCTGGGAGCTCTGCTCTACTCACTG TTCCTGATGTTTCACTGTCAGCTGATGATGGGATGGATGAGCGACTGCCAGGATCCAGAGGAATACATCACCGCCGCCCTCAACATCTACCTGGACGTGATGCTCATCTTCCTCTTCATCCTGGGGAGGAGGTGA